One window of the Microvirga mediterraneensis genome contains the following:
- a CDS encoding MOSC domain-containing protein, which yields MSIRIASLQRYPVKGLSPEPLTQVTLTKGDYFPGDRLFAVENGPAGFDPDNPQHQPKIKFLMLMRNESLARLKTRYLDSITTLFIEQGGREVARGDLSTKEGRLAIEAFFRRFMSKELRGAPKLLTAPPGFRFTDSRRGFVSLINLASVRALENVVGSAVDPLRFRGNIHIDGLDPWSEFDLVGQVLTTPSGARLKVTKRIERCAATNVDPQTGIRDLQIPKSLMAAYGHFDCGIYAEVLDGGTLEIGEDLEAEQTMLAL from the coding sequence ATGAGCATCCGCATCGCTTCCCTCCAGCGCTATCCGGTCAAGGGCCTGTCGCCCGAGCCGCTGACCCAGGTCACCCTCACGAAGGGCGATTACTTTCCCGGCGACCGGCTGTTCGCCGTCGAGAACGGCCCGGCCGGGTTCGATCCGGACAACCCGCAGCACCAGCCCAAGATCAAGTTCCTGATGCTGATGCGCAACGAGAGCCTGGCGCGGCTCAAAACCCGTTATCTCGATTCGATCACGACCCTCTTCATCGAGCAGGGCGGGCGCGAGGTGGCGCGGGGCGATCTCTCGACAAAGGAAGGGCGGCTCGCCATCGAGGCGTTCTTCCGCCGCTTCATGTCCAAGGAGCTGCGCGGCGCCCCGAAGCTGCTCACGGCTCCGCCGGGCTTCCGCTTCACGGATTCCCGGCGCGGCTTCGTCTCGCTGATCAACCTCGCGAGCGTGCGCGCGCTGGAGAATGTGGTCGGCTCGGCCGTCGACCCGCTGCGCTTTCGCGGCAACATCCACATCGATGGGCTCGACCCCTGGTCGGAGTTCGACCTCGTCGGCCAGGTGCTGACCACGCCCTCGGGCGCGCGCCTGAAGGTGACCAAGCGCATCGAGCGCTGCGCCGCCACCAACGTGGATCCGCAGACGGGGATTCGCGACCTGCAGATCCCCAAGAGCCTCATGGCGGCCTATGGCCATTTCGACTGCGGCATCTATGCCGAGGTCCTGGACGGGGGAACCCTCGAAATCGGCGAGGACCTGGAGGCGGAGCAGACGATGCTCGCGCTGTGA